A part of Candidatus Electrothrix aestuarii genomic DNA contains:
- the cbiQ gene encoding cobalt ECF transporter T component CbiQ, producing MTFEQFSDGTSFLHRTDPRAKLICTAILSLIIALSQSWATSLLGFLLACILVLAAHLSWKMLLRRLLLVNSFNILLCLILPLTYTGEDSFSLLGITLNSTGLFLGLLITVKSNAVVLLFISLLATSTAAQLGHGLQQLRLSPKLCLLLLFSYRYISLIQQELFRLQRAATLRCFQPKTDLHTYRTYSYMLGMMLVRSWNRGTRVQQAMELRGFSGEFHSLYDTNGLQKSDVLLAVSLLFAATGLVLTEILL from the coding sequence ATGACCTTTGAACAATTCAGTGACGGCACTTCATTTCTCCATCGGACAGATCCCAGAGCGAAGCTGATCTGCACTGCTATCCTCAGTCTGATTATTGCCCTGAGTCAGAGCTGGGCCACCAGTTTACTTGGCTTTCTGCTCGCATGCATCCTCGTCCTGGCAGCCCATCTTTCCTGGAAGATGCTCCTACGCCGTCTACTCCTGGTGAACAGCTTCAATATCTTACTCTGTCTTATTCTGCCACTGACCTATACCGGCGAAGACAGCTTTTCACTGCTTGGGATCACTCTGAACAGCACAGGTCTTTTTCTCGGCCTCCTGATCACCGTTAAATCCAACGCGGTTGTTCTTCTTTTCATCAGCCTCCTGGCTACCTCAACAGCTGCCCAGCTTGGCCACGGGCTTCAGCAACTGCGCCTTTCTCCTAAGCTCTGCCTGCTGCTCCTTTTCTCTTACCGCTACATATCACTCATCCAGCAGGAGCTTTTTCGTTTGCAGCGAGCAGCTACCTTGCGCTGCTTTCAGCCGAAAACCGACCTCCATACCTACAGGACCTATAGTTATATGTTGGGCATGATGCTGGTGCGGAGCTGGAATCGGGGGACGCGAGTCCAGCAAGCAATGGAGTTACGTGGTTTCTCGGGGGAATTTCATAGTCTATATGACACAAATGGTCTGCAAAAAAGCGACGTGCTCCTGGCCGTCAGCTTACTCTTTGCCGCAACAGGATTAGTACTTACAGAAATCTTGCTCTAA
- a CDS encoding DUF4198 domain-containing protein encodes MKIKAVAATALFLACMTGEALAHFGMVIPSENILEPKKKSVELDLSFSHPFEMIGMDLVKPKAFFMMAGDKKTDLLPALKESKVMDHAAWTTEVAIKRPGVYTFVMEPTPYWEPAEDVSIIHYTKTLIAAFGDDQGWDEPVGIATEIVPLTRPFGNYAGNSFSGQVLLKGKPVPGAEVEVELYNKDKKFKAPSDYHVTQVVKADENGVFTFACPQPGWWGFAALNEADYTIKDPEGNEKGVELGAVLWTYLDSYKK; translated from the coding sequence ATGAAGATCAAAGCTGTTGCCGCAACCGCACTCTTTCTCGCCTGCATGACAGGTGAGGCCCTTGCCCATTTCGGAATGGTTATTCCTTCAGAGAACATTCTGGAGCCTAAAAAGAAGAGTGTTGAACTTGACCTCTCTTTTTCCCATCCCTTTGAAATGATCGGCATGGATCTGGTAAAACCTAAGGCATTTTTCATGATGGCAGGCGACAAGAAAACCGACCTGCTGCCTGCGCTCAAAGAGTCCAAGGTCATGGATCATGCTGCCTGGACAACTGAGGTGGCCATTAAACGCCCTGGCGTATACACCTTTGTTATGGAACCGACTCCCTACTGGGAGCCAGCTGAGGATGTATCTATCATCCACTACACCAAAACCCTGATCGCAGCCTTTGGTGATGACCAAGGCTGGGACGAGCCAGTTGGTATAGCAACAGAAATCGTGCCCTTGACCCGTCCTTTTGGTAATTATGCAGGCAATAGCTTTTCCGGTCAGGTTCTGCTAAAAGGAAAACCGGTTCCTGGTGCTGAGGTTGAGGTTGAGCTGTACAATAAAGACAAGAAATTCAAAGCACCGAGCGACTACCATGTCACCCAGGTAGTTAAGGCTGATGAGAACGGCGTTTTCACCTTTGCCTGCCCTCAGCCTGGCTGGTGGGGATTTGCCGCACTGAATGAAGCTGACTACACCATCAAGGATCCTGAAGGAAACGAGAAGGGAGTAGAGCTGGGTGCGGTTCTTTGGACTTACCTGGACTCCTATAAAAAATAG